Proteins encoded by one window of Actinocorallia herbida:
- a CDS encoding amino acid ABC transporter ATP-binding protein produces the protein MTVDIPVARRVPIVRARGVRKSFGEHEVLSGIDLEVAPGEVSCIIGPSGSGKSTFLRCVNHLERIDGGRLEVNGHLIGYKEKAGKLYELREKEVAAQRREIGMVFQRFNLFPHMTALQNIMEAPVRVKGEAKATARARALRLLDRVGLGSRGDAYPARLSGGQQQRVAIARALAMEPTLMLFDEPTSALDPELVGEVLDVMRDLAADGMTMLVVTHEIGFAREVADSLVFLDGGVVVESGKPREVLAAPTQERTRAFLSKVL, from the coding sequence ATGACCGTCGACATCCCCGTCGCGCGCAGGGTGCCGATCGTCCGGGCGCGGGGCGTGCGCAAGAGCTTCGGCGAGCACGAGGTGCTCTCCGGCATCGACCTTGAGGTCGCCCCCGGCGAGGTCTCCTGCATCATCGGCCCTTCGGGCTCCGGCAAGTCGACGTTCCTGCGGTGCGTCAACCACCTGGAGCGGATCGACGGAGGCCGGCTCGAGGTGAACGGCCATCTCATCGGCTACAAGGAGAAGGCCGGGAAGCTCTACGAGCTGCGTGAGAAGGAGGTCGCCGCGCAGCGCCGGGAGATCGGCATGGTCTTCCAGCGCTTCAACCTCTTCCCGCACATGACGGCGCTGCAGAACATCATGGAGGCTCCCGTCCGGGTGAAGGGCGAGGCCAAGGCGACCGCGCGCGCACGCGCGCTGCGCCTGCTCGACCGGGTCGGACTGGGGTCGCGCGGTGACGCCTACCCCGCCCGGCTCTCCGGCGGCCAGCAGCAGCGCGTCGCGATCGCCCGCGCGCTGGCGATGGAGCCGACGCTGATGCTCTTCGACGAGCCCACCTCCGCGCTCGACCCCGAGCTGGTCGGCGAGGTCCTGGACGTCATGCGCGACCTGGCCGCCGACGGCATGACGATGCTCGTGGTCACGCACGAGATCGGCTTCGCCCGTGAGGTCGCCGACTCGCTGGTCTTCCTCGACGGCGGCGTCGTCGTGGAGTCCGGCAAGCCCCGCGAGGTCCTGGCCGCCCCGACGCAGGAGCGCACCCGCGCGTTCCTGTCGAAGGTCCTCTGA
- a CDS encoding amino acid ABC transporter permease — protein sequence MNDTMIKAVPVRHHSRWIFLAIIVAGAAVTVRALMGADIDYDVTLEFLTAENVLKGLWSTLWISVLAQVVGIVLGVVAAVMAGSRFVEVRAVSALYVWLFRGTPVLVQLLLWYNLSLVVDTVTIPGVGSWETNSLITPFVAALLGLGINEGAYMAEIVRAGISSVDKGQSEAAQALGLSPAHTMRRVVLPQAMRVIVPPTGNQFVSMLKTSSLAYAIQYGELLQSAVRVYTNNLMIVELLLTVSIWYLVLTTIATVLQRFLERRYSKGVQR from the coding sequence GTGAACGACACGATGATCAAGGCGGTCCCGGTCCGCCACCACAGCCGCTGGATCTTCCTGGCGATCATCGTCGCCGGCGCCGCGGTCACCGTCCGCGCCCTCATGGGCGCCGACATCGACTACGACGTCACGCTGGAGTTCCTCACCGCGGAGAACGTGCTCAAGGGCCTGTGGAGCACGCTGTGGATCAGCGTGCTCGCGCAGGTGGTCGGCATCGTCCTCGGCGTCGTCGCCGCGGTGATGGCCGGATCCCGCTTCGTCGAGGTCCGCGCCGTCTCCGCCCTCTACGTGTGGCTGTTCCGCGGCACCCCGGTGCTGGTCCAGCTCCTGCTCTGGTACAACCTGTCGCTCGTCGTGGACACGGTGACGATCCCGGGCGTCGGAAGCTGGGAGACGAACTCCCTCATCACCCCGTTCGTCGCGGCCCTGCTCGGCCTCGGCATCAACGAGGGCGCCTACATGGCGGAGATCGTCCGGGCCGGGATCTCCTCGGTCGACAAGGGGCAGAGCGAGGCCGCCCAGGCGCTCGGCCTGTCCCCCGCCCACACGATGCGGCGGGTCGTCCTGCCGCAGGCGATGCGGGTCATCGTGCCGCCGACGGGCAACCAGTTCGTCAGCATGCTCAAGACCAGCTCGCTCGCCTACGCCATCCAGTACGGCGAGCTGCTCCAGTCGGCGGTGCGGGTCTACACCAACAACCTGATGATCGTCGAGCTGCTGCTCACGGTCTCGATCTGGTACCTGGTGCTGACCACGATCGCCACGGTCCTCCAGAGGTTCCTGGAGAGGCGCTACTCCAAGGGGGTCCAGCGATGA
- a CDS encoding ABC transporter substrate-binding protein, with protein MNLFSRRLFGAAVAAALVAGSVAACGGDSTEEADTAKPAGSAAPLYAELPADQQKAGKIVVGSDIAYAPMEYFDTDGETVLGFDKELGDKLGAQLGVEFEFQSASFDGLITSLKSGRFDLVMSGMSDTKERQAEVDFVDYYVAGAMMLVKKGNPEGLATLADLCGKTIAVQRGTTQEGYAQEQSAQCEKDGGQKIDILSFDRETEAMLQIKQGRAVAGLQDYPVATYNVRESGGEYEVVGEQIQAGPLGIAVDKADTALRDVVQKALAAIIANGEYGELIDKWEIPAGAVTEAEINAGT; from the coding sequence ATGAACCTCTTCTCCCGACGCCTCTTCGGCGCGGCCGTCGCGGCCGCCCTCGTCGCCGGGTCCGTCGCGGCCTGCGGCGGCGACTCCACGGAGGAGGCGGACACCGCGAAGCCCGCGGGTTCGGCCGCCCCGCTGTACGCCGAACTGCCCGCGGACCAGCAGAAGGCCGGCAAGATCGTCGTCGGCTCCGACATCGCCTATGCGCCGATGGAGTACTTCGACACCGACGGCGAGACCGTCCTCGGCTTCGACAAGGAGCTGGGCGACAAGCTCGGTGCGCAGCTCGGCGTCGAGTTCGAGTTCCAGTCCGCGTCCTTCGACGGTCTGATCACCTCGCTGAAGTCGGGCCGCTTCGACCTCGTGATGTCCGGCATGTCGGACACCAAGGAGAGGCAGGCCGAGGTCGACTTCGTCGACTACTACGTCGCCGGCGCCATGATGCTCGTCAAGAAGGGCAACCCCGAGGGCCTGGCCACGCTGGCCGACCTGTGCGGCAAGACCATCGCCGTCCAGCGCGGGACGACCCAGGAGGGCTACGCGCAGGAGCAGAGCGCCCAGTGCGAGAAGGACGGCGGTCAGAAGATCGACATCCTGTCCTTCGACCGCGAGACCGAGGCGATGCTCCAGATCAAGCAGGGCCGCGCCGTCGCGGGCCTCCAGGACTACCCGGTCGCCACCTACAACGTCCGCGAGTCCGGCGGCGAGTACGAGGTCGTCGGTGAGCAGATCCAGGCCGGGCCGCTCGGCATCGCCGTCGACAAGGCGGACACCGCGCTCCGCGACGTCGTCCAGAAGGCGCTCGCCGCCATCATCGCCAACGGCGAGTACGGCGAGCTCATCGACAAGTGGGAGATCCCGGCCGGCGCCGTCACCGAGGCCGAGATCAACGCGGGCACGTGA
- the menC gene encoding o-succinylbenzoate synthase, whose amino-acid sequence MRIENVELISIEVPLVGAFRTSFGTDTVRSTFLLRVGTDEGEGWAEFAGDPDPLYCAEFNASAELALRDHLIPRVAALGDGVTAAKVGPAVQPVKGHRLAKAVLETALLDAELRSYGMSFATHLGSVKDRVPSGVSVGIMDSIPELLAAVEGYLADGYLRIKLKIEPGWDVEAVRAVRETFGDDLLLQVDANCAYSLTDAEHLRGLDDYGLLLIEQPLEEDELRGHAELSKLVRTPICLDESITSARDAATAIALGACRVINIKPARVGGYLEARRIHDLSVANGIPVWCGGMLETGVGRSANLALAALPGFVLPGDTSASARYYAEDLTEPFVLEDGHIAVPDGPGTGVTVRPDSLAKVTTGRRELYAR is encoded by the coding sequence GTGAGGATCGAGAACGTCGAGCTGATCTCCATCGAGGTGCCTCTGGTCGGGGCCTTCCGCACCTCCTTCGGCACCGACACCGTCCGCTCGACCTTCCTGCTGCGCGTCGGCACCGACGAGGGCGAGGGCTGGGCGGAGTTCGCGGGCGACCCCGACCCCCTGTACTGCGCGGAGTTCAACGCCTCCGCCGAACTCGCCCTGCGCGACCACCTGATCCCCCGCGTCGCGGCGCTGGGCGACGGCGTCACGGCCGCCAAGGTCGGCCCCGCGGTGCAGCCGGTCAAGGGACACCGCCTGGCGAAGGCCGTACTGGAGACCGCCCTCCTGGACGCCGAACTGCGCTCCTACGGGATGTCGTTCGCGACCCACCTCGGGTCGGTGAAGGACCGGGTCCCTTCCGGCGTCTCCGTCGGGATCATGGACTCGATCCCTGAACTGCTGGCCGCCGTCGAGGGCTACCTCGCCGACGGCTACCTGCGGATCAAGCTCAAGATCGAGCCGGGCTGGGACGTCGAGGCGGTCCGCGCCGTGCGCGAGACCTTCGGCGACGACCTGCTGCTCCAGGTGGACGCCAACTGCGCGTACTCGCTGACCGACGCCGAGCACCTGCGCGGGCTGGACGACTACGGCCTCCTCCTCATCGAGCAGCCCCTGGAGGAGGACGAGCTGCGCGGCCACGCCGAGCTGTCCAAGCTCGTCCGCACGCCGATCTGCCTCGACGAGTCGATCACCTCGGCCAGGGACGCCGCCACCGCGATCGCCCTCGGCGCCTGCCGGGTGATCAACATCAAGCCCGCGAGGGTCGGCGGTTACCTCGAGGCCCGCCGGATCCACGACCTCTCGGTGGCCAACGGCATCCCCGTCTGGTGCGGCGGCATGTTGGAGACCGGGGTCGGGCGCTCGGCGAACCTCGCCCTGGCCGCGCTCCCGGGCTTCGTCCTTCCCGGCGACACCTCCGCCTCGGCCCGCTACTACGCCGAGGACCTGACCGAGCCCTTCGTCCTGGAGGACGGGCACATCGCGGTGCCCGACGGACCGGGCACCGGCGTCACCGTCCGTCCCGACTCCCTGGCCAAGGTCACGACCGGACGCCGCGAGCTGTACGCGCGCTAA
- a CDS encoding GNAT family N-acetyltransferase, translating into MLNPSPSDLAHRQADAAAGAAGVRVEAVEDPARLHAVARLLAEVWETPPGEDPLPVDVLRSAAHAGGAIHAAFGPQSMIGASAAIWGPPEARDVYSLIAGAHRTGGGVGYALKLAQRAWAMERGARTITWTYDPLIRRNAWFNLVKLSATAPEYTVDFYGPMNDGFNAGDESDRLTVRWRLDAFRPGRATDPEPRPAPEPDLAPDGLPYLARRGADVWCRVPEDILAVRAADRGLALAWRRAVREVFLSAEGLSAVSISRDGWYHLTHEETP; encoded by the coding sequence GTGCTCAATCCATCTCCCTCCGATCTCGCCCACCGGCAGGCCGACGCCGCCGCCGGCGCCGCAGGGGTGCGCGTGGAGGCGGTCGAGGACCCGGCCCGGCTGCACGCCGTCGCGCGGCTGCTCGCCGAGGTCTGGGAGACCCCTCCGGGCGAGGACCCCCTGCCGGTCGACGTCCTGCGGTCCGCCGCCCACGCGGGCGGCGCGATCCACGCCGCCTTCGGCCCGCAGAGCATGATCGGCGCGAGCGCCGCGATCTGGGGCCCGCCCGAGGCGCGCGACGTCTACTCGCTGATCGCCGGGGCGCACCGCACCGGCGGCGGCGTCGGCTACGCGCTCAAGCTCGCCCAGCGCGCCTGGGCCATGGAGCGCGGCGCCCGGACGATCACCTGGACCTACGATCCGCTGATCCGCCGCAACGCCTGGTTCAACCTGGTCAAGCTCAGCGCGACCGCCCCCGAGTACACCGTCGACTTCTACGGCCCCATGAACGACGGGTTCAACGCCGGAGACGAGTCCGACAGGCTCACCGTCCGCTGGCGGCTCGACGCCTTCCGGCCGGGCCGCGCCACCGATCCCGAGCCGCGCCCCGCGCCCGAGCCCGACCTCGCGCCCGACGGTCTGCCCTACCTCGCCCGCCGCGGCGCCGACGTGTGGTGCCGCGTGCCCGAGGACATCCTCGCCGTCCGCGCCGCCGACCGGGGCCTGGCCCTCGCCTGGCGCCGGGCCGTCCGCGAGGTCTTCCTGTCCGCCGAAGGGCTGTCCGCCGTGTCGATCTCGCGCGACGGCTGGTACCACCTGACCCACGAGGAGACCCCGTGA